A portion of the Gallus gallus isolate bGalGal1 chromosome 16, bGalGal1.mat.broiler.GRCg7b, whole genome shotgun sequence genome contains these proteins:
- the C4 gene encoding complement 4 isoform X10, with protein MGPRWAFSLFLLLFLTPLMRASSQDPELVLVAPRRVALGTPMGLLLAAVGPVTGTVTAWAEGDRGAGPCALPVPFALTPHNNFNQLLQIEVTPVQAERCGALWGRGLLLEAHSSHLPPPSTRSLRVALGGPRGHLIVQTDKPLYAPRQTVRFRVFSMDPDLQPNPEPVLVTITNPLGARVREVQRVPLDTVLSDQLVLPDIALPGTWHIRAQLAASPNTNGSTAFEVRKYVLPGFEVRIRPERGFIVLSDPDPAPLRIHLHVQFPDGAPVWGRAQLRVGLRDAGGQGGRFLRGLEQQRQVTEGHASLEVSPVGVAKAAGVALADLQGALLRLAVGVVESAGGELVERELSVPLVLSQWVLQLQKSARFFVPGAPYTLLGRVLQAGGGTAPGVPIRVTVGVTGAPAPPLIELQADNSGDIAVPINVPKGATRMELSVEAGQPGVPPARAQLLVTPMAAVSGRFLVLGGPRGSLRPGEELRLQLHHMGPPPTPQRFHILAMARGRVLVAHTVASQVTLTEVALPVTADMAPYLHVVAFFLSGGNVVAATWGGAVRGGCDEQVQVKVPPRGTTLRPQDPLKVTVTTGTPVTVAIGAIDTTVLNLEPRHRLNTAKVEAALGSSDLGCSPEGGPDAVGIFGAAGLVLGLQGGSPTVPAAPHCPPAPTRQRRSLELLKLLEEKAGPWRNNTVMWRCCRDGATALPIRATCQQRGQRVTTAGGCRDAFLQCCEVAQNLRRKGQRGGLARVMEAQLAEQLLDDDEDVPTRSFFPESWLWRRIHVAGTARLSVLLPDSITTWEIQAVAIVPGHGLCVAEPQQVTVTQDVRVALRLPPSIRPLEQLQLQPLIHSRLPRSINVTVTLSAVEGVCAALDGVPQMLELPPGRAVAAPLTLVALHPGDIPITITARGPWGLGDRVTRVLHVEPEGELHLEESTYILDADDKRSRSLKLPGDVPAEIVPDGDFSMSIRVSGRVPGWALQGALGIGDSLLRSPRGCGEQSLMSMAPTAAALRFLDESEGWGQLPPGHRQRGLRTLQQGFERVQSFRKSDGSYGAWLHRDSSTWLTALVLRVLALSRPYLPVAASGPAASLRWVLGQQRPDGAFLEHRAVVHREMQGGVADPGPEATVSLTAFVVVALHGARALLPPDSPELPLLDKSLSRASTFLRGRVEQLGTYGTAITSYALALVDTAPPGPHPAVERLRGMARSAHGGRATFWPSGGPAATVEATGYALLALLQSRDIAGAARAARWLRQQSNYGGGFHSTQDTLVALEALAQMWLHWGRGNTMGLNLGLSWPGGARGRAGGTQVMLKPGLEPLEQELQVPLGSPVTVQVEGHGEGTLTVLRQFRLLSPPNATCQALHLEVAITGPILYHADEDYEDYEDYEEAEPKEGEEPTEGAVPVEGAGPADDPAPLSPVSLWDARKRQRRSTHNPAHEVAFLVCFRRSPGVALTGMAVVEITLLSGFSPHRADLDKGRTQQWPLGSGGGCWCGRAAHCACNSTTSTW; from the exons ATGGGGCCTCGCTGGGCCTTcagcctcttcctcctcctcttcctcactcCCTTAATGAGGGCCAGCTCCCAGGACCCTGa GTTGGTGCTGGTGGCCCCACGGCGCGTGGCCTTGGGGACCCCCATGGGGCTGttgctggcagctgtggggccGGTGACCGGGACGGTGACTGCATGGGCTGAGGGGGACCGTGGGGCCGGGCCCTGCGCCCTCCCAGTCCCATTTGCCCTCACACCCCACAACAACTTCAACCAGCTCCTACAAATTGAG GTCAccccagtgcaggcagagcgctgtggggcgctgtggggtcgGGGGCTGCTCCTGGAGGCCCACAGCTCCCATCTGCCCCCCCCCAGTACCAGGAGTCTGCGTGTGGCCCTGGGGGGGCCGCGGGGTCACCTCATTGTGCAGACAGACAAACCTCTCTACGCCCCCCGACAGACTG TGCGTTTCCGGGTCTTCTCCATGGACCCCGACCTACAGCCGAACCCCGAACCTGTCCTGGTCACCATCACG AACCCGTTGGGTGCACGAGTGCGGGAGGTGCAGCGGGTGCCCCTGGACACGGTGCTGAGCGACCAGCTGGTGCTGCCTGACATCGCCCT CCCAGGGACATGGCACATACGGGCACAGTTGGCCGCCAGTCCCAACACCAACGGCTCCACCGCCTTTGAGGTGCGGAAATATG tgctgcctggctTTGAGGTGCGCATCCGCCCCGAGCGTGGCTTCATTGTGCTGAGTGATCCCGATCCGGCCCCACTGCGCATCCACCTGCATGTCCA ATTCCCAGATGGGGCGCCAGTGTGGGGCCGTGCACAGCTGCGTGTGGGGCTGCGGGATGCCGGGGGCCAGGGGGGTCGCTTCCTGCGGGGTCTGGAGCAGCAACGCCAG GTGACGGAAGGCCACgcctccctggaggtgtccccGGTGGGCGTGGCCAAAGCGGCGGGCGTGGCGCTGGCCGACCTGCAGGGGGCGCTGCTGCGCCTGGCAGTGGGCGTGGTCGAATCTGCAG GGGGGGAACTCGTGGAGCGGGAGCTGTCGGTGCCGCTGGTTCTGTCCCagtgggtgctgcagctgcagaagagtGCGCGGTTCTTCGTGCCCGGAGCGCCCTACACCCTCCTG GGCCgagtgctgcaggctggggggggcacagccccGGGGGTCCCCATCAGAGTGACAGTGGGGGTGACTGGAGCCCCTGCACCACCCCTCAtagagctgcaggcagacaaCAGTGGGGACATCGCCGTCCCCATCAATGTCCCCAAAGGAGCCACCAGGATGGAGCTGAGC GTGGAGGCAGGACAGCCCGGTGTCCCCCCAGCACGGGCACAGCTGTTGGTGACCCCGATGGCAGCGGTGTCGGGGCGGTTCCTGGTGCTGGGGGGTCCCCGGGGGTCACTCCGTCCCGGGGAAGAGCTGCGGCTGCAGCTGCACCATATGGGGCCGCCCCCCACCCCGCAGCGCTTCCACATCCTG GCAATGGCCCGTGGGAGGGTGCTGGTGGCCCACACGGTGGCCTCGCAGGTGACGCTGACAGAGGTGGCACTGCCGGTGACAGCAGACATGGCCCCATATCTCCACGTCGTCGCCTTCTTCCTGAGTGGGGGAAATGTGGTGGCTGCCACGTGGGGGGGGGCTGTGCGGGGAGGCTGCGATGAGCAG GTGCAGGTGAAGGTCCCTCCACGTGGGACCACCCTTCGCCCTCAGGACCCACTGAAGGTGACAGTGACAACGGGGACTCCAGTGACAGTGGCCATTGGGGCCATCGACACCACAGTGCTGAATCTGGAACCACGGCACCGCCTGAACACTGCCaag GTGgaggcagctctgggcagcagcgaTTTGGGGTGCAGCCCCGAGGGCGGCCCCGATGCTGTTGGGATCTTTGGGGCCGCAGGACTCGTGCTGGGACTGCAGGGtggcagccccacagtgccGGCAG ccccccactgtcccccgGCCCCCACCCGTCAACGCCGctctctggagctgctgaaaCTGCTGGAGGAGAAGG CGGGGCCGTGGCGCAATAACACTGTGATGTGGCGCTGCTGCCGGGACGGAGCGACGGCGCTGCCCATCCGTGCCACGTGCCAGCAGAGGGGACAGCGGGTGACAACGGCCGGGGGCTGCCGAGAcgccttcctgcagtgctgtgaggtGGCACAGAATCTGCGGCGGAAGGGACAGCGCGGGGGGTTGGCACGGG TGATGGAGgcacagctggcagagcagctgttGGATGATGATGAGGACGTCCCCACGAGGAGCTTCTTCCCTGAGAGCTGGCTGTGGCGACGCATCCATGTCGCTGGCACTGCACG gctctcagtgctgctccctgACTCCATCACTACGTGGGAGATTCAGGCAGTCGCCATCGTCCCTGGACATG ggctgtgcgTGGCGGAGCCGCAGCAGGTGACGGTGACACAGGACGTGCGTGTGGCGCTTCGGCTGCCCCCCAGCATCCGGCCCctagagcagctgcagctgcagcccctcatcCACAGCAGACTGCCCCGCAGCATCAAC GTGACGGTGACACTGTCGGCAGTGGAGGGGGTGTGCGCGGCGCTGGATGGGGTCCCCCAGATGCTGGAGCTGCCCCCGGGGAGGGCAGTGGCTGCACCCCTCACTCTGGTGGCCCTCCACCCTGGGGACATCCCCATCACCATCACCGCCCGCGGGCCATGGGGGCTGGGGGACCGTGTCACCCGAGTCCTGCATGTCGAG CCTGAGGGAGAGCTGCACCTGGAGGAGAGCACCTACATCCTGGACGCAGATG ATAAGCGGAGCCGGAGCCTGAAGCTGCCGGGGGACGTCCCTGCAGAGATCGTCCCTGATGGGGACTTCAGCATGAGCATCCGTGTCAGTG GCCGGGTGCCGggctgggcactgcagggcGCTCTGGGGATAGGGGACTCTCTGCTCCGCTCCCcccggggctgtggggagcagtCCCTGATGTCAATGgcacccactgctgctgctctgcgcTTCCTGGATGAGAGCGAAGGGTGGGGGCAGCTGCCCCCAGGGCACCGACAGCGCGGCCTCAGAACCCTGCAGCAGG GCTTCGAACGGGTGCAGAGCTTCCGCAAAAGTGATGGCTCCTATGGGGCATGGCTGCACCGGGACAGCAGCACCTG GCTGACGGCGCTGGTGCTGCGTGTGCTGGCCCTGTCCCGGCCCTATTTGCCAGTGGCTGCCAGCGGCCCCGCTGCGTCCCTGCggtgggtgctggggcagcagcgcCCAGATGGCGCCTTCttggagcacagggctgtggtgcacCGTGAGATGCAG gGTGGTGTGGCAGACCCCGGCCCGGAGGCCACCGTGTCGCTGACGGCCTTCGTGGTGGTGGCCCTCCATGGTGCCCGCGCTCTGCTGCCCCCggacagccctgagctgcccctCCTG GACAAATCCCTGTCCCGGGCCTCCACGTTCCTCCGGGGCCGCGTGGAGCAGTTGGGGACCTATGGGACAGCCATCACATCCTATGCATTGGCACTGGTGGACACCGCTCCTCCGGGGCCGCATCCGGCGGTGGAACGTCTGCGGGGCATGGCCCGGAGCGCCCACG GTGGCCGTGCAACCTTCTGGCCATCCGGTGGCCCCGCAGCCACGGTGGAGGCGACGGGTTACGCccttctggcactgctgcagagccGCGACATCGCCGGGGCTGCGAGGGCGGCACGGTGGCTCCGACAGCAGAGCAATTATGGGGGTGGCTTCCACTCCACGCAG GACACGCTGGTGGCCCTGGAGGCGCTGGCCCAGAtgtggctgcactggggccgTGGGAACACAATGGGGCTGAACCTGGGGCTCTCCTGGCCGGGGGGTGCCCGGGGGAGGGCTGGTGGCACTCAGGTTATGCTGAAGCCGGGGCTGGAGCcgctggagcaggagctgcag gtgcctctgggcagcccagtgACAGTGCAGGTGGAGGGACACGGCGAAGGGACGCTGACG GTGCTCCGCCAGTTCCGCCTGCTGTCACCTCCGAACGCCACGTGCCAGGCGCTGCACCTGGAGGTGGCCATCACCGGCCCCATCCTGTACCATG CAGATGAGGACTACGAGGACTACGAGGACTACGAGGAGGCGGAGCCTAAGGAGGGGGAGGAGCCTACGGAAGGGGCAGTGCCCGTGGAAGGGGCGGGGCCAGCAGATGACCCCGCCCCCCTCAGCCCGGTGTCCTTATGGGATGCCCGTAAGCGGCAACGCCGCAGCACACATAACCCTGCCCACGAGGTGGCCTTCCTCGTCTGCTTCCG GCGGAGCCCAGGGGTGGCACTGACTGGGATGGCGGTGGTGGAGATCACTCTGCTCAGTGGCTTCTCACCCCATAGAGCTGACCTGGACAAG GGCAGGACACAGCAGTGGCCCCTGGGGAGCGGAGGCGGCTGCTGGTGCGGAAGAGCTGCCCACTGCGCCTGCAACTCCACAACATCTACCTGGTGA
- the C4 gene encoding complement 4 isoform X5: MGPRWAFSLFLLLFLTPLMRASSQDPELVLVAPRRVALGTPMGLLLAAVGPVTGTVTAWAEGDRGAGPCALPVPFALTPHNNFNQLLQIEVTPVQAERCGALWGRGLLLEAHSSHLPPPSTRSLRVALGGPRGHLIVQTDKPLYAPRQTVRFRVFSMDPDLQPNPEPVLVTITNPLGARVREVQRVPLDTVLSDQLVLPDIALPGTWHIRAQLAASPNTNGSTAFEVRKYVLPGFEVRIRPERGFIVLSDPDPAPLRIHLHVQFPDGAPVWGRAQLRVGLRDAGGQGGRFLRGLEQQRQVTEGHASLEVSPVGVAKAAGVALADLQGALLRLAVGVVESAGGELVERELSVPLVLSQWVLQLQKSARFFVPGAPYTLLGRVLQAGGGTAPGVPIRVTVGVTGAPAPPLIELQADNSGDIAVPINVPKGATRMELSVEAGQPGVPPARAQLLVTPMAAVSGRFLVLGGPRGSLRPGEELRLQLHHMGPPPTPQRFHILAMARGRVLVAHTVASQVTLTEVALPVTADMAPYLHVVAFFLSGGNVVAATWGGAVRGGCDEQVQVKVPPRGTTLRPQDPLKVTVTTGTPVTVAIGAIDTTVLNLEPRHRLNTAKVEAALGSSDLGCSPEGGPDAVGIFGAAGLVLGLQGGSPTVPAAPHCPPAPTRQRRSLELLKLLEEKAGPWRNNTVMWRCCRDGATALPIRATCQQRGQRVTTAGGCRDAFLQCCEVAQNLRRKGQRGGLARVMEAQLAEQLLDDDEDVPTRSFFPESWLWRRIHVAGTARLSVLLPDSITTWEIQAVAIVPGHGLCVAEPQQVTVTQDVRVALRLPPSIRPLEQLQLQPLIHSRLPRSINVTVTLSAVEGVCAALDGVPQMLELPPGRAVAAPLTLVALHPGDIPITITARGPWGLGDRVTRVLHVEPEGELHLEESTYILDADDKRSRSLKLPGDVPAEIVPDGDFSMSIRVSGRVPGWALQGALGIGDSLLRSPRGCGEQSLMSMAPTAAALRFLDESEGWGQLPPGHRQRGLRTLQQGFERVQSFRKSDGSYGAWLHRDSSTWLTALVLRVLALSRPYLPVAASGPAASLRWVLGQQRPDGAFLEHRAVVHREMQGGVADPGPEATVSLTAFVVVALHGARALLPPDSPELPLLDKSLSRASTFLRGRVEQLGTYGTAITSYALALVDTAPPGPHPAVERLRGMARSAHGGRATFWPSGGPAATVEATGYALLALLQSRDIAGAARAARWLRQQSNYGGGFHSTQDTLVALEALAQMWLHWGRGNTMGLNLGLSWPGGARGRAGGTQVMLKPGLEPLEQELQVPLGSPVTVQVEGHGEGTLTVLRQFRLLSPPNATCQALHLEVAITGPILYHADEDYEDYEDYEEAEPKEGEEPTEGAVPVEGAGPADDPAPLSPVSLWDARKRQRRSTHNPAHEVAFLVCFRRSPGVALTGMAVVEITLLSGFSPHRADLDKLRDVVDHWISHYELEGNQLVLYLDEVPPERQCLSFGATQDAAVGHMQPAMAAIYDYYEPGQRCTVFYNAPQRSSTIATLCSPKICECAQALVVRVLSQSEIGAFVAFETEIKEVLLEGQDTAVAPGERRRLLVRKSCPLRLQLHNIYLVMGGSGRTRDPEGRPQFLLGPHSWVEEVPSPGRCKATRLRGYCAQLQEFRTRLSQLGCQL, translated from the exons ATGGGGCCTCGCTGGGCCTTcagcctcttcctcctcctcttcctcactcCCTTAATGAGGGCCAGCTCCCAGGACCCTGa GTTGGTGCTGGTGGCCCCACGGCGCGTGGCCTTGGGGACCCCCATGGGGCTGttgctggcagctgtggggccGGTGACCGGGACGGTGACTGCATGGGCTGAGGGGGACCGTGGGGCCGGGCCCTGCGCCCTCCCAGTCCCATTTGCCCTCACACCCCACAACAACTTCAACCAGCTCCTACAAATTGAG GTCAccccagtgcaggcagagcgctgtggggcgctgtggggtcgGGGGCTGCTCCTGGAGGCCCACAGCTCCCATCTGCCCCCCCCCAGTACCAGGAGTCTGCGTGTGGCCCTGGGGGGGCCGCGGGGTCACCTCATTGTGCAGACAGACAAACCTCTCTACGCCCCCCGACAGACTG TGCGTTTCCGGGTCTTCTCCATGGACCCCGACCTACAGCCGAACCCCGAACCTGTCCTGGTCACCATCACG AACCCGTTGGGTGCACGAGTGCGGGAGGTGCAGCGGGTGCCCCTGGACACGGTGCTGAGCGACCAGCTGGTGCTGCCTGACATCGCCCT CCCAGGGACATGGCACATACGGGCACAGTTGGCCGCCAGTCCCAACACCAACGGCTCCACCGCCTTTGAGGTGCGGAAATATG tgctgcctggctTTGAGGTGCGCATCCGCCCCGAGCGTGGCTTCATTGTGCTGAGTGATCCCGATCCGGCCCCACTGCGCATCCACCTGCATGTCCA ATTCCCAGATGGGGCGCCAGTGTGGGGCCGTGCACAGCTGCGTGTGGGGCTGCGGGATGCCGGGGGCCAGGGGGGTCGCTTCCTGCGGGGTCTGGAGCAGCAACGCCAG GTGACGGAAGGCCACgcctccctggaggtgtccccGGTGGGCGTGGCCAAAGCGGCGGGCGTGGCGCTGGCCGACCTGCAGGGGGCGCTGCTGCGCCTGGCAGTGGGCGTGGTCGAATCTGCAG GGGGGGAACTCGTGGAGCGGGAGCTGTCGGTGCCGCTGGTTCTGTCCCagtgggtgctgcagctgcagaagagtGCGCGGTTCTTCGTGCCCGGAGCGCCCTACACCCTCCTG GGCCgagtgctgcaggctggggggggcacagccccGGGGGTCCCCATCAGAGTGACAGTGGGGGTGACTGGAGCCCCTGCACCACCCCTCAtagagctgcaggcagacaaCAGTGGGGACATCGCCGTCCCCATCAATGTCCCCAAAGGAGCCACCAGGATGGAGCTGAGC GTGGAGGCAGGACAGCCCGGTGTCCCCCCAGCACGGGCACAGCTGTTGGTGACCCCGATGGCAGCGGTGTCGGGGCGGTTCCTGGTGCTGGGGGGTCCCCGGGGGTCACTCCGTCCCGGGGAAGAGCTGCGGCTGCAGCTGCACCATATGGGGCCGCCCCCCACCCCGCAGCGCTTCCACATCCTG GCAATGGCCCGTGGGAGGGTGCTGGTGGCCCACACGGTGGCCTCGCAGGTGACGCTGACAGAGGTGGCACTGCCGGTGACAGCAGACATGGCCCCATATCTCCACGTCGTCGCCTTCTTCCTGAGTGGGGGAAATGTGGTGGCTGCCACGTGGGGGGGGGCTGTGCGGGGAGGCTGCGATGAGCAG GTGCAGGTGAAGGTCCCTCCACGTGGGACCACCCTTCGCCCTCAGGACCCACTGAAGGTGACAGTGACAACGGGGACTCCAGTGACAGTGGCCATTGGGGCCATCGACACCACAGTGCTGAATCTGGAACCACGGCACCGCCTGAACACTGCCaag GTGgaggcagctctgggcagcagcgaTTTGGGGTGCAGCCCCGAGGGCGGCCCCGATGCTGTTGGGATCTTTGGGGCCGCAGGACTCGTGCTGGGACTGCAGGGtggcagccccacagtgccGGCAG ccccccactgtcccccgGCCCCCACCCGTCAACGCCGctctctggagctgctgaaaCTGCTGGAGGAGAAGG CGGGGCCGTGGCGCAATAACACTGTGATGTGGCGCTGCTGCCGGGACGGAGCGACGGCGCTGCCCATCCGTGCCACGTGCCAGCAGAGGGGACAGCGGGTGACAACGGCCGGGGGCTGCCGAGAcgccttcctgcagtgctgtgaggtGGCACAGAATCTGCGGCGGAAGGGACAGCGCGGGGGGTTGGCACGGG TGATGGAGgcacagctggcagagcagctgttGGATGATGATGAGGACGTCCCCACGAGGAGCTTCTTCCCTGAGAGCTGGCTGTGGCGACGCATCCATGTCGCTGGCACTGCACG gctctcagtgctgctccctgACTCCATCACTACGTGGGAGATTCAGGCAGTCGCCATCGTCCCTGGACATG ggctgtgcgTGGCGGAGCCGCAGCAGGTGACGGTGACACAGGACGTGCGTGTGGCGCTTCGGCTGCCCCCCAGCATCCGGCCCctagagcagctgcagctgcagcccctcatcCACAGCAGACTGCCCCGCAGCATCAAC GTGACGGTGACACTGTCGGCAGTGGAGGGGGTGTGCGCGGCGCTGGATGGGGTCCCCCAGATGCTGGAGCTGCCCCCGGGGAGGGCAGTGGCTGCACCCCTCACTCTGGTGGCCCTCCACCCTGGGGACATCCCCATCACCATCACCGCCCGCGGGCCATGGGGGCTGGGGGACCGTGTCACCCGAGTCCTGCATGTCGAG CCTGAGGGAGAGCTGCACCTGGAGGAGAGCACCTACATCCTGGACGCAGATG ATAAGCGGAGCCGGAGCCTGAAGCTGCCGGGGGACGTCCCTGCAGAGATCGTCCCTGATGGGGACTTCAGCATGAGCATCCGTGTCAGTG GCCGGGTGCCGggctgggcactgcagggcGCTCTGGGGATAGGGGACTCTCTGCTCCGCTCCCcccggggctgtggggagcagtCCCTGATGTCAATGgcacccactgctgctgctctgcgcTTCCTGGATGAGAGCGAAGGGTGGGGGCAGCTGCCCCCAGGGCACCGACAGCGCGGCCTCAGAACCCTGCAGCAGG GCTTCGAACGGGTGCAGAGCTTCCGCAAAAGTGATGGCTCCTATGGGGCATGGCTGCACCGGGACAGCAGCACCTG GCTGACGGCGCTGGTGCTGCGTGTGCTGGCCCTGTCCCGGCCCTATTTGCCAGTGGCTGCCAGCGGCCCCGCTGCGTCCCTGCggtgggtgctggggcagcagcgcCCAGATGGCGCCTTCttggagcacagggctgtggtgcacCGTGAGATGCAG gGTGGTGTGGCAGACCCCGGCCCGGAGGCCACCGTGTCGCTGACGGCCTTCGTGGTGGTGGCCCTCCATGGTGCCCGCGCTCTGCTGCCCCCggacagccctgagctgcccctCCTG GACAAATCCCTGTCCCGGGCCTCCACGTTCCTCCGGGGCCGCGTGGAGCAGTTGGGGACCTATGGGACAGCCATCACATCCTATGCATTGGCACTGGTGGACACCGCTCCTCCGGGGCCGCATCCGGCGGTGGAACGTCTGCGGGGCATGGCCCGGAGCGCCCACG GTGGCCGTGCAACCTTCTGGCCATCCGGTGGCCCCGCAGCCACGGTGGAGGCGACGGGTTACGCccttctggcactgctgcagagccGCGACATCGCCGGGGCTGCGAGGGCGGCACGGTGGCTCCGACAGCAGAGCAATTATGGGGGTGGCTTCCACTCCACGCAG GACACGCTGGTGGCCCTGGAGGCGCTGGCCCAGAtgtggctgcactggggccgTGGGAACACAATGGGGCTGAACCTGGGGCTCTCCTGGCCGGGGGGTGCCCGGGGGAGGGCTGGTGGCACTCAGGTTATGCTGAAGCCGGGGCTGGAGCcgctggagcaggagctgcag gtgcctctgggcagcccagtgACAGTGCAGGTGGAGGGACACGGCGAAGGGACGCTGACG GTGCTCCGCCAGTTCCGCCTGCTGTCACCTCCGAACGCCACGTGCCAGGCGCTGCACCTGGAGGTGGCCATCACCGGCCCCATCCTGTACCATG CAGATGAGGACTACGAGGACTACGAGGACTACGAGGAGGCGGAGCCTAAGGAGGGGGAGGAGCCTACGGAAGGGGCAGTGCCCGTGGAAGGGGCGGGGCCAGCAGATGACCCCGCCCCCCTCAGCCCGGTGTCCTTATGGGATGCCCGTAAGCGGCAACGCCGCAGCACACATAACCCTGCCCACGAGGTGGCCTTCCTCGTCTGCTTCCG GCGGAGCCCAGGGGTGGCACTGACTGGGATGGCGGTGGTGGAGATCACTCTGCTCAGTGGCTTCTCACCCCATAGAGCTGACCTGGACAAG CTGCGGGACGTGGTGGATCACTGGATCAGTCACTATGAGTTGGAAGGAAACCAGTTGGTGCTATACCTGGATGAG gTCCCCCCCGAGCGGCAGTGTCTCAGTTTTGGGGCCACCCAGGACGCGGCTGTGGGTCACATGCAGCCGGCAATGGCAGCCATCTATGACTACTATGAGCCTG GACAGCGCTGCACCGTCTTCTACAACGCCCCCCAAAGGAGCAGCACCATCGCCACGCTGTGCTCCCCCAAAATCTGTGAATGCGCCCAAG CACTGGTGGTTCGGGTGCTGTCCCAGAGTGAGATAGGGGCTTTTGTGGCGTTTGAGACGGAAATCAAGGAGGTGCTGCTTGAAG GGCAGGACACAGCAGTGGCCCCTGGGGAGCGGAGGCGGCTGCTGGTGCGGAAGAGCTGCCCACTGCGCCTGCAACTCCACAACATCTACCTGGTGATGGGGGGCAGCGGGAGGACGCGGGACCCTGAGGGGCG